AACCGGCTACCGTCGGCATACGCTGGGCCTGCTGCACCCGCGCACCCAGGTGCGGGCGGGCGTGTGCGCCGCCGAATGCGCGGCCCTTATGCAGGCATTTTTCGGGGGCAAGCGCAGCTAGCTTACTTTTGGGCTCCCCAACCAGTTGCCGCAACCCCAGCGGCCCCTTGGGGGTTATACCGTCACGCTTCCCATCTTTTCACTTTAAAACATTCGCATCATGGCTTTTGAACTGCCCAAGCTGCCGTATTCCTACGACGCCCTCGAACCTACGTTTGACGCCCAAACGATGGAAATTCACCATACCAAGCACCACCAGGCGTACGTAACCAACCTCAATGCCGCTATTGCCGGCACGGCAATGGAAAACCAGAGCCTGGAGGAAATCCTGCATAACATCGCTACTGCGGCTCCGGCCGTGCGCAACAACGGCGGCGGGCACTGGAACCACTCGCTGTGGTGGACTATCCTCTCGCCCAACGGGGGCGGGCAACCCACCGGCGCGGTAGCCGACGCTATCACGAAGGCTTTTGGCAGCTACGACAACTTCAAGACCGAATTTACCAAAGCTGCCACTACGCGCTTTGGCTCGGGCTGGGCCTGGCTCTGTAAGCAGGCCGATGGCTCGCTGCAAATCTGCTCAACTCCTAACCAGGACAACCCCCTGATGCCCGATGCCGGCTGCAAAGGCTTCCCCATCCTGGGCCTCGACGTGTGGGAGCACGCCTACTACCTGAAATACCAGAACCGCCGGCCCGACTACATCGCGGCCTTCTTCAACCTCATCAACTGGGAAGAAGTAAACAAGCGCTACGCCGCAGCTAAGTAGGGCGCCCGTCGCCCGGCTTACAAAAAAGCTCTTCTGCTTCGTGCAGAAGAGCTTTTTTGGCTTTTAGCCCCGTCCGGCCGCCGGTCCGCCCGTGTTGCCCCGGCGCTACGCCAATTTCACGGTACAAACAGAAATCAGTGTAACTTTCGGCACAAAAGCCTTCCCTTAAACTTTAAAGCTGCGTCGGCATGAGCATCAAGCTGCGACTTACTATTCTGAGCTTCCTCCAGTTCTTTATCTGGGGCGCGTGGCTGATTACGATTGGCGCGTACTGGTTTCAGACCAAGCACTGGTCGGGCGCGCAGTTTGGGGCCATTTTCTCCACCATGGGCATCGCGTCCATTTTTATGCCCTCGCTCATGGGCATCGTGGCCGATAAGTGGGTAAATGCCGAGAAGCTTTACGGTGTGCTGCACCTGCTGGGCGGCGCGGTGCTCTGCACCATTCCCCTGGTTACGGACCCCGGCGTATTTTTCTGGGTGATACTGTTAAATATGATTTTTTACATGCCCACCCTGGCGCTGTCGATAGCCGTGTCGTACTCGGCCCTCAAAAGCCAGGGTATGGACGTGGTGAAGGACTACCCGCCCATCCGGGTGTGGGGCACCATCGGCTTCATCGTGGCCATGTGGACGGTGAGTTTGCTGCACATCGAGAAGTCGGCCAGCCAGTTTTACGTGGCGGCCGGCGCGGCCTTCGTGCTGGGCGTGTACTCGTTCACGCTGCCCAAGTGCCCGCCGCAGTCGGCCAACACCTCCAGCCAAAGCCTGGTGGAAATCCTGGGCCTGAAGTCGTTTGCCATCCTACGCGACCGCAAGATGCTCACTTTCTTCCTGTTTGCGCTGCTGCTCGGCGGCGCGCTTCAGCTCACCAATGCCTACGGCGACACCTTCCTGCACGATTTCGACCAGAATCCGGCCTACCAGGGCACGCTCACGGTGCGCTACCCGGCCATCATCATGTCGATTTCGCAGATTTCGGAAACACTGTTTATCCTGGCCATTCCGTTCTTTCTGCGGCGCTTCGGCATCAAGCAGGTAATGCTGTTCAGCATGCTGGCCTGGGTGCTGCGCTTCGGGCTGTTTGCCTTTGGCAATCCCGGCGGCGGCCTCTGGATGATTATCCTCTCGTGCATCGTCTACGGCATGGCATTTGACTTTTTCAATATATCGGGCTCTCTATTTGTCGAAACCCAGACCCAGCCCAGCATCCGGGCCAGCGCCCAGGGCCTGTTTATGATGATGACCAACGGCTTCGGGGCGGTACTGGGCAGCTCGGTGAGCGGCCTAGTTATCCAGCACTACTTCACCGATGCCGGCGGCAACAAGGACTGGCACGGCATCTGGCTCACGTTTGCCGCCTACGCCCTGGTGATTGCCGTGCTGTTTGTACTCATTTTTAAGCATAAGCACGAGCCGCAGCAACAGGCCACCAACGAAAATATGCTGACTGAGCCAGCTATATCGGCGGCTTAACCTTTCTGGTATACTTTACTACACTTATATTACTACTAATTTGGAAGACAATACAAATAAAACAGATTTTCCCTTGAAACACGGGCTGGCAGAGTACGGGCAATTTGTGCCTATGAAATGGTTTTTGGATTGGTTTTTGGAGAAGTTTGGCGAGCTGGCACACCGGGAGGTGTATCAGCTTGAAAACACGGAGGCCCGCCCCGAATTGCTGGAGGCACTGGCGAGCCTCCGACCACTAGCTGAAAGCACCGTTCTACGGCACGAGTTTTTTGCGGAGGTCGGGCGGCCCGCGCAGCTCCATCTGCTGGCTCTTACGCCGGGCCCGGGCGTGCTGGTGTGCTTCGAGGATGATGGCCCCTTTGATGAGCAAGGCGTGCAGCTGCTCTTCGCTCCTGGCGCCAATGAGGCGTTAGTGGCGCAGGTACGCGCGCTGCTGGTGGCACGGCTCAAGAGCAGCACAGCCGAGCAGACGCGCATAAGGGTGCTCCGCCTGCGGGGCAATGACCTTCATTTTTCACCGCTCAAACTCACTATTCCAGCCCTCGACCTCGCCACCAACTACAACGACGACCTGCTGCCGGTGCACGAGGCCATCGTGAAGCGCCTGCAAAAGCCCGACGACAAGGGCCTCGTGATACTACACGGGCCACCCGGCACCGGCAAAACCAGCTACATTCGCCACCTGTGCGGCCTTACCAACAA
The sequence above is drawn from the Hymenobacter baengnokdamensis genome and encodes:
- a CDS encoding superoxide dismutase; its protein translation is MAFELPKLPYSYDALEPTFDAQTMEIHHTKHHQAYVTNLNAAIAGTAMENQSLEEILHNIATAAPAVRNNGGGHWNHSLWWTILSPNGGGQPTGAVADAITKAFGSYDNFKTEFTKAATTRFGSGWAWLCKQADGSLQICSTPNQDNPLMPDAGCKGFPILGLDVWEHAYYLKYQNRRPDYIAAFFNLINWEEVNKRYAAAK
- a CDS encoding nucleoside permease — its product is MSIKLRLTILSFLQFFIWGAWLITIGAYWFQTKHWSGAQFGAIFSTMGIASIFMPSLMGIVADKWVNAEKLYGVLHLLGGAVLCTIPLVTDPGVFFWVILLNMIFYMPTLALSIAVSYSALKSQGMDVVKDYPPIRVWGTIGFIVAMWTVSLLHIEKSASQFYVAAGAAFVLGVYSFTLPKCPPQSANTSSQSLVEILGLKSFAILRDRKMLTFFLFALLLGGALQLTNAYGDTFLHDFDQNPAYQGTLTVRYPAIIMSISQISETLFILAIPFFLRRFGIKQVMLFSMLAWVLRFGLFAFGNPGGGLWMIILSCIVYGMAFDFFNISGSLFVETQTQPSIRASAQGLFMMMTNGFGAVLGSSVSGLVIQHYFTDAGGNKDWHGIWLTFAAYALVIAVLFVLIFKHKHEPQQQATNENMLTEPAISAA
- a CDS encoding AAA family ATPase, translated to MKWFLDWFLEKFGELAHREVYQLENTEARPELLEALASLRPLAESTVLRHEFFAEVGRPAQLHLLALTPGPGVLVCFEDDGPFDEQGVQLLFAPGANEALVAQVRALLVARLKSSTAEQTRIRVLRLRGNDLHFSPLKLTIPALDLATNYNDDLLPVHEAIVKRLQKPDDKGLVILHGPPGTGKTSYIRHLCGLTNKPKLFIPPNLALRIADPEFINLLHDHTNSILLIEDAEELLTKREATGSNAVSNLLNLSDGLLSDGFHIQIICTFNADLARIDKALLRKGRLIASYAFEALAQPKAQALATTLGQTAPVTQAMTLADLYNREDATFVSEPKGSGRIGFGRPA